In Bacillus cereus ATCC 14579, a single window of DNA contains:
- a CDS encoding stage VI sporulation protein F, with product MDNNIFNNIEKEAKVNKEDIFKLASSVQNANLRDETVLRQLIHQVALMAGREVPKEQEDQIVKAIINNNMPTDFGSLSKMFKK from the coding sequence ATGGATAATAATATTTTTAATAATATTGAGAAGGAAGCGAAAGTAAATAAAGAGGATATTTTTAAATTAGCATCATCCGTGCAAAATGCGAATTTACGTGATGAAACTGTACTTCGTCAATTAATTCATCAAGTGGCTCTTATGGCGGGACGTGAAGTGCCGAAAGAGCAAGAGGATCAAATTGTAAAAGCGATTATTAATAATAATATGCCAACAGATTTTGGTTCGTTAAGCAAAATGTTTAAAAAATAA